Part of the Acipenser ruthenus chromosome 37, fAciRut3.2 maternal haplotype, whole genome shotgun sequence genome is shown below.
TTATGTTTGTCATACTGCTGTGACATTTTATCTTCTTTTATTGAAGAATGTAacttcttttatttaaataattgtccTTTTAGTTTGGAAAGAAGCCATCGCTACTATGCAGCAACATACCAGCATTTGGACTTGCAGTCTTAAGATACAGTATGTGCTGAAAAAGTGTTAACTTGTCGACTCACGAGGTTTGGTATGGTGTATGAAAGCATGTTTTATGGGAATTAAATCTCAAAAGAACGTCATATAGTCCAGATTTATCACTTAGAGTGCATTATTCTAAATGGAACACATTTACAGGAGAAGATTTTAACAACAAATCAAGGCTGTACTAATGGATCATTTCTAGAAGATGTACTCAGATATGTGCCCTGCAAGTGCATTTTCTTCCAATGGAAAAGCTAGGGGTTTGTGGTCCCTGGCCTTTGATGCATAATTGGTTAGAAAACAGCATTTAACTATGGAGTCATGGGCTGCATTTAGCACACTATTGCTTTCACCAACACAAGTTGTTCAAAACCACATATCCCCAATTAGATGGGACTGACATCTATAAAGGTTTGGTGAAGCTTTTAATATGCTTGTGTAATCCAGAATCTTATAAAGGTGTTTACAATGTTTAATCCCACCACCTTGTATGTGACTGGTAAAATCTTAACACATAACAAAAAAAGACAGGCAAAAAGCACACAGACTGGAGGAACCCTGTTTCAAAGTGTTGCTTCCGTTCAGTTTCTGGATGTGATTTCCACTGTGAGAAGTAGTCTCCATTCTGCAAACCAGTGGGTTTCACTTTAGTGAGAATTGCATGCAAAAAGGCTAAATGAGCACACATGGATCAAACATGAAGGTGAGTAAAATATCTTTACAGTCCCTTCTTTAGCACAGGTTATCATGTAAGATTTTAACATGCATCTAAGCATGGTGACAGTGGACAATAGAAACATAGTATTACTCCTAAACCCTAACCGCACCTGAGATTATTAACAATACATTCTTATAAGGCAAAGCCTAGCAAACAACCCTGTTCCCCAGCTCTTCGTTAAGTAGAAATCGcttcattttttacatacagtacagtgcaaagtTTAATGGAAGTTAGGTGCTCAGTTCTTGCATGCTGTATCTGTGTTTTCTCTTCCGTTGATCTCTTGAGTCAGTAGTATTTCGGTTTTAAAATAAGGCATGGATAGGAACAACAGAAAGCGAAGCCAGTCTTTGCAGGATCTTGTCTTTCAGACTGTCATTGTCTACCTTCCACCAGCGGAACTTGTCATTGTTCAACACTGGAGGAAGCCCATCGCCTGCATCGCTGGTAGAATTGTGTTCGATAGACAGCAGTGTATTAAAACAGATCCCGTCCGTGTTTCCTGGGTTTTTTCCGTGATGCTGCAGTCCTAGAATACCCAGGGTTTTAATCTTTACTTGCGAGAGCTGCATGCATTCCTTCACTAGCCTGTAAACAGCTTCTTCGACCGTATGTGATCTCTCGGAGGGAGGGGTACCAGATGCTGTGACTGGAAGGTGCTCACGTTCCCCAGCGGCAAGCATCAACCACAAGTCGTTGTTGGACTCAGCATATGCTACCATGACTCTTTGGCAGATGACTGGGCATGGTAGTTCCACAGGCAGGGTGTGGGGAAACCAAGGGCTCTCTTTATACTTAACGCCAGCCTCAATCAGAGGAAGGATGTCCTTGGCTCTCAGAGGAAGGGGAGAAACTCTGTCCCACCACTGAGCCTGAAGGGATTCTGAGTCAGCTTCTGCTGTAGTCTTTATACTGCCACCTAGTGGCGGGAAATAATGAAGAAACATTTTACAGATACAGTACAAAATTTCCACTTGAATATAGAGCCAGTAGAAATTCTACTGGTGGCAGCCTCTTTGGGGTTCCTTCTTAACAGTACAAATTCTTCTGCCATTAACAACAACTGCTGCCAGTAGTTAACTGTAGGGCTCAAATAGAGAAATAGTTTATTATTGGCCTTAATGGAAATGGGTAGTTATATTAAGAATCTGTTTTTCTGCAGCAGCAAAAGCAGCTGCCTTagtaccagtaaaaaaaaaaaggttttgttcacacggatgctgatttttttaatttaatatacaaAACAGCCTACTGACCTGTCACCTCTGCAAGAAATGTAAATCTGATCCAACTAGGACCGCTTTCCTCGACGAGCAGAAGGGTGACAGGGTCGCACTCCAGTCCAGTCTCTTCCTTCACCTCTCTCCTCATCCCCTCTACAATGGTCTCGTTCTCTTCCATTCTTCCGGCCGGTAGATACCACGTCTTATAGCAGTCTCTCTTTGCCTCCTGCATCATCAGGACCTCATTCTGTAATTGAGAAAAATAAATGACGATTACACAGTTCTGTTTTGAGCCTCGGAGGATTGGAAAATCCcagaaaactataaaaaaaaaatatgcaggtAAGAAGTGTTGTTGTTATGGCAGATGTTACTGCTAGTAGAATTTTGCTGCTACCTGTAGCTAGACAAAACTAATTCTCAATATAACAGCCCAATTTTCCTTTCTCTAAACTTAAGTCCAATAAATTATGAATACAGTATTTCACTTTCTTCACCTCTGATGTTAAACAAGTGGGTTTGTTGGGGGTTTCTTACCAGCAGTAGAATTTGTACTGGTAACAATAACAACCTCCAAAAACACCTCCAGATTTTCTACTGACTGTTattcacttttattattttgattttctATGGAGTTTGATAACGTGGGTGCAGTTATTCTGTGTGTTTGTAATTTCCTGTATTATATTGAAAgtattacctttttttaaaactagttCAGTGATTgggatactgtacagtattttgaaacGCTTGCAGATTGTGGTGCATTACCAGTATACTGGTGtcgtgttattttgtggtacatgTCAAAAAGTGGTACACCTTGTACTGCGCAAATTATTTTAAGTCAGAAAAGGAAACGCCCATCTAAAAGGGGTAGGATGTACTGAATTTGGTAAATATGTGGGTGAACTAGTTTGTCTTGTTcctagtaatattattattattattatttatttcttagccgacgcccttatccagggcgacttacaattgttacaagatatcacattatttttatatacaattccccatttatacagttgggtttttactggaacaatctaggtatagtaccttgctcaagggtacagcagcagtgtcccctacctgggattaaacccacgaccctccggtcaagagtcctgagccctaaccactactccacactgctgccccgcagTAGTCAATCACAACACTTCCGAATCAATGTGCCCTCCCATTTTCTGACGTCACACGGGTCATGTTTTGGCCCTACACCGGCACTGAGTGTGATAATAGCTCACCTTATCATTAAAGATGACTGCGCTGACAATATAGCAGACATTTTTCCTTATAGCGACTGATCGAACTGTTTCAGGAGATGAATCAAAGCCGGATACCTGGATCGCCTCGCCTTTTAAAATCTTGTCCACCTGATCTTCAGCAGAGCCCATCACTATGAGTGTAGAATACAATAACGTATtagtatattattatattattagtaCATCATGTAGGCCTATTGCAACTGAAGACCTTTATCAATGCACGATTAACCACAGGCATGACGCTTATAATATATCGGGTGTCGCCCGATGTCTTAACATCAAACTGTTAATCGTTTAAAGTATTGTAGCGATCTCTACAGTATTAAACTCGTCGCTTGAAACAAACCGTAGGCTTGCGTACACTGTCGTGCATACGTCTTTTGCATTTGTGCTTCCTCGATATTGATCCATTTACAGTGTGTACTGTACGGCAGTGCTGCACTGTGAGTAGCATCATGGCTTATAGTTACAGTAACAGCTGACACAGCTCCTTGGCTGAGATTCTAGTATAACAAATCACTGTGACGTGGTGCTGTCACACACAGAGAAGTCATCGTCcgaattacaaaaaataatcacATGCCTGGAAAAAATGACATAAGATTACCACATACCTTTTACTAGTCTGTATGCTTATTTCTACACGGTAATTACAGTACCAGCGGAAGTTCTACTACGCGTTCCCAATGGTTGGCTCGCTGAGGTGTTGTATTCCTAGGGAACGTCGTACAAGTCCCAGACTAACGATCCAAAGAAAactatttctgtcacaatacgGGCGTCATACAAAATGTAAGCAGCAAGTTGTGATACGTGTTTAATGTTTCAATGCCTCGAtttcacaatgtaaaaaaaataagaaaaaaaagccgCGAGGTTGATTTctcaatatttaattatttattttacttttaaataatgtattgctaTATCCTTAATCTCGCGTGATTTAATTTACCTCAGGAAAGGTACCGCATTTACTATAATTTGTTAATGTAATGTGCATTCTGCTTGACGCCTTGTTTTCTAGTACTGTACACGTGGCTTGGTTGTTTACCAACTACATACAAAGTGGTCAAAAAGGGAAACCTGCAAAATGTGGCACTTTGTAGACACTTTGTGTAAATGGAGGTCAGTCACGTAACTGATGAATTTCttaggcttattattattattattattattattattattattattggccgATGTCCTGTTTCGGGATGgaaaatgtattgcatatgatagatatttgcatactattttcttaatgctggaaaaatatgatacattaaatttaaaaagacGTAAAAGACccaaaacagcataacgtaccatatTTGAACGGAAGTTGTTTATGCATGCATGAGCAAGCGCAGTGTGTTGCGTACCACTTTTTActgcgtacctgaaaataacactaaaaACCAGAAATTGGTAcctcgtcagaatgtggtacgctgTGACTGACTACTGCACACATCACTAAGAACAAGGCAAACTGTAGTTCACTCACAAGACCGTATGTTTACAAGtttagataacccaatttgttgctcatcagttaaagtcacgtACATTTGctaaattgtaaaatatatatatatatatatatatatatatatatatatatatatatatatatatatatatatatatatatatatatatatatatatattaaaaataactttaagggccaaactcagtacaCAGTACCCCCTTCAgatgggcgtttccttgttttctgagctaaaatcatttgcgcaTGCCCGGGTAAGCGCAGTACACGGTGTACCACGTTTTTACGAACACCACAAAATCACACCACACTGGTAAAGACCATCCCTAGGCGGCTTACCGTGTACCCTATTTTAAGTTATTGTGTACATAAAGCATGGAGATTGAGCCCAACAAATAGGCCTAAACTCCAGCATACAATAACATCCtccaataaaataattttaccttcaattattttctttctttttatttattttttaaatatttgtgttgttttgcttttaaaagaatgcaaaccaatgttttaaaattatatttcttaTTAAAAGTATGACTTGCCCTCCTTTTTTGTGCTAATCTCTTTCAAGTATTAAAATCAGTATCTAGCATGTGTTTTCGTCTGTTGTATTGTAGCCCCTAACTAatacaaatacagaacaaattgaCCCGCgtctagtttttgtttttaatcgtcATTATTTGGATCTatgttcagtttttattaaacTCTGAGCAGAATTTCCGTTTACgtttatttacaaaacatgttATCTCTTAATCATTCAGGTGGGTGTTGCTATTGCAAAACAAGCacgtattaatgtatttatttatttattttggtaaaataaataaaaagctgacgGTGACAGCACGCATCGTTTTCCTTCACTACCAGTTGACGCCTAAAGTTAGTTCATATTACACACATCCTCACTTCTGTCAACAGGAGAGTCGAGGGTAAGGGTTAAAAAGGGTGACAcgctttctttccttttttttttttttactcgcgCATGCCCAGTTTGGGAAATTATAGACTTCTGATTTCAACGGGAAGGCACtagccagcctggagctgctcCGAGAAAACACAGCGAAGTccgctttgtaaaataaaattatagaaTCACACAATCTTTGCTTTTCAAACAATACACAGGGAGATCTAGAAACTTTCAAAAACCCAACACGATGCAGAAAACGGTTCGATAAGACTGGGATAAGCGTTCTAATATGTGGAGTAGACAACGCCAACGCCTGGATCTGGGAAAGATAATTACTGGGAAGGAATCGGCGTTGTTAGCACGACTACCACGGAGCAGCTGCGTTTATTTTCAATTTTCACGAACATGGGTACAACATTAACGCAACGTCGTGGTGtgaatttattttccttttgtatttTGCTCTCAAGCGGGATCGCAAGTGAAAGTAAGTAAGGTAACTGTTTGAACTGACTGACAAATATTTTCCATTGACTTTGTTTTATAACAAtcagttttatttgcatttttagcCTGCACATTATCAAACCAACATTTTTTTGTACTAATAAATAGCTACttttaatttgaataaatatACATAATATAGCTTCGTTTGAATTAGTATAAAACATGTTGGCTGGTTGTATTTTCTgttaataattgatttatttgaGTCTCGGTTACAGTATTTGAACCATTGGAATTGACTACTTCTGTTTACAGTCCATTGCGTTGAATCATATCTCAAGCGTAAAAACATGTAATTCAGTTTATTATGTATCATTGCTCGTTACAAGAGCGTAATAACTGATGCATTCTGTTTTGAAAAGGTGTTACATGTGGACCACGGTTtgtttaaggggaaaaaaagcggAAGTGTAGCGGTCATCACATTTCTTTTATAAACCGCTTTCTCCGAGTCACGGTTTCCTTATGCTCTAAATAAATCCGCTCTTATTTGGAAAATGCCTATTTTTATTACTGCCAAGAAGCAGACTTAACTTATCCTGTTACAATAGTGTAGTAGAGCTTGGCTAGAATTTACCTCACAAATTCACGTGATGAGGGTACACATGTCTTATTGGGCGAtgtcaatgttattattattattattattattatttatttcttagcagacgcccttatccagggcgacttacaattgttacaagatatcacattatacattatttcacattatacagatatcacattatttttacatacaattccccatttatacagttgggtttttactggagcaatctaggtaaagtaccttgctcaagggtacagcagcagtgtcccccacctgggattgaacccacgaccctacggtcaagagtccagagccctaaccactactccacactgctgccccaggggATACAATTAACTAATATTTAGGCAAAATAGtattctctctcattctctctatctatctatctatctatctatatatatatataattaaacattcATTGTGGAAAGAAAGGTGCAGATGTTATATTACTGTTTAGATCGGCATCTGTGTTACAACGGTTGAACCACGCAAGGTTCAACCGTCCCAAACCTCGTCTCAATGAACAAGCTGTTACTCACATttctctgcaagcaggttcattttaGATCTCGTGTTCAGAACGGGAAAAGACGTCATAGGTCAAAATTCTTTTGAAAAGCTGagatacaaaaacaaattaacatcgtggagtaatgtgaaataataataattgatgcttaatacattttattaacgACCGAACTGACTGTTCGTTTTAACCATTAAATCTGTAAACAATATGATTTATATAGTTTAGCAACTTCAAATGAGTCCTACGCTTGATAATTTTTCTTCTTCAGAGCCGTGCTTGTCGATTCTCTTGGCGACTACTGCTAAAGCAAGCATACATGCTGAGGCTGTGTTCATATATAATACACACTTAATTAAAAACGGATTTGGGTTAAAGTTAATTTAACTAATGTGGGCCTGGAACAATGAATCGCCGCAGAAATAGACACTTCTTAAAATAAGCATTATTCTGATGTCATTGTTTTCAATCGTAGACGTACACAAAAGATTGTAGTACCTGAAAGGCAATGCATTATTATCGCAGCTGTTGGAGCACAATAAaaagttaatgtatttgtttaggaAGTGTGAAGACTAGCAGGTGCAGTGGAAATGGCGGCTCAGAAGGAGAGGTCACGTGCTGGTTTATTAACCCCAACTCGCTTCCATAGAGCAGAGCTTCACAACCGTGTTGTCTTGATGTGCCCCGTACAAGACCAGAGACGTGAAAAGCATTTCTGTACCTCAAATTGCgtcactttgtgtttttttttttattattatttaataatgcaTAATGTGATAACGTGATAACAGCATTATCAAGCTTTCTAAACTGAGAATCTGGGCACTTTGAGGAACCTGTTAGTTCACCTGTATGTCATCCTTACATCTGTACCTCTACTAGGTATAGTTGATGCgttatgcagggatggaaataagactcctattgcatagcactatgacctgttccaggttttactgcaagcttgattagccacagtgtatagggaacaagctcaggtgtgtctctttaaactcctagtaaaaccaggaatggatcaaactgctgtgcaatgggagtttgATTACCATCCCTGTTATGGGACTTTGTTATAATGCTAATGGCTGCAATGCGATCCTCAACTCCTAGACATTTCAGATTGCACTCTGCTCTAATACGTTTAATTCTCTGTTATACAAATATGGAGATGCAGTatactcagatttttttttttagtaaaaattaGCCTTTGCACAATGACATAACATTAACACAGCTTGAACTGAATGCCCCTATTCAGGAACAATGCTGGAAAAAGCAgtgttgtattgttttgcttATTGTTTTAAAATCAGACTGTAGTCAGTCTTTTTCCAGAAGCTTATCTCCTAATCCCCCTTTCGCTGTAAACTAGTGTTAACCCTGTCAGCAACAAATTCATAATTTATTATGCCTTTTAAAAGTACGTTGGGGCTTTTTACATTTGTTCTACACAGCACagctttttacttttgttttacagtGCATCTTTTTGAACCCTAAGTGCTCTGATTTATAGGCAGTCATTTCCTTTCTTGCCACTGTTAATTAATCATTAAACATTTCCATGAAGGAATATGTGAACTCCAGGTCTGCTGAGCTGGGCAACTTTAGTTGTGTAAAGAAATAAATGTTGCACACGCAGCATATACGGCTTCTTTATTAGGACCAGTCTACCCAATTGTATTTGGCAAGGTGGCAATGGAGCATGTTGaaccctgggtcccttgattactctggaaggtcAAACAAATGCTGTAGTTTATCTAAATAGCAcccagatgatgatgatgatgatgatggttaCTTTCAAGTGGACAGTGCACCCATCCACCGAGCCAAATGGTTTGAGGAGTGCGACGCAGACTGCATGTGTCTTTCATGGTCCGGATACTGATCCAGTTGAGCacgtttgggatgaacttgaacaacgCTTTTGTCATCGTAATCAACCAGAAAATGAATGTTACCGCTCCATTCTGCTTTGTAGTAATAGTTTGAACGGCATGACAATTTAAGATAACTTCTAAAGCAGAAATCGAAGTATGGCTCCAGGGGAGggattaaaaaatgatttacttgAATCTATTTATTTAGCGGGACATTCCTAGCTACTGGTAATTATCAGATCTGAAGTCGATGTTGAACACTGTACTGTGCAACACCTTTGATAAGAACCTTGATCTATTTATAGCTCTAATCTTTTCTCAAGACTCCAGCGTATGGCCTTTCATTGGACTGAAGTTGTAAAACAGACCAGACTGTTAACAAGTAGAATGCGCAGCAGGAAGTAAATGAACACCAAAGACCAGAAACAAACATACCCTACATCCTGTGGTCACTCTGTTTGCTTGTAAAGGACTAGCAGTAATACATCATTGGGGGTTCCTGTGAGAGGAAGTGTCATTGTGGGCTGTCTTTACTACCTAGTGATAAATTTCTCAAAGCGAAAAACTCCCCTTTTTGTAACAATGGAACCGTAACCACTgccactaaaaaaataaataaataaataaataaattaacctCCATTCTTAAATAGCAATCACTTTATTTACATGCCCTTAGTGCTTGTCAAACTGCTGTGTCAGCTGCAGAGCATGTGGAATATGTATTCTGCTCAATGTGTTTCCATGGTAGCATGCTGAATAGAACACCAGTCGATAGCATGCATGGGTGAAAATCCCATTCACACAAATTAAGTTCAGTGTGCATATCAGTGGCCCTGTCTTCTGGATGAATTccacatgtacagctatggccaaaattttACCATCCCCCtgcagaattaactaattttgcttcataaagtcaaatgaaacctgttgaataatgttacattaacttattgaattacttaccgctttgtagttttccatatacttcacgagaaactgacaaat
Proteins encoded:
- the LOC117962513 gene encoding 8-oxo-dGDP phosphatase NUDT18-like isoform X1, which translates into the protein MTSFPVLNTRSKMNLLAEKLMGSAEDQVDKILKGEAIQVSGFDSSPETVRSVAIRKNVCYIVSAVIFNDKNEVLMMQEAKRDCYKTWYLPAGRMEENETIVEGMRREVKEETGLECDPVTLLLVEESGPSWIRFTFLAEVTGGSIKTTAEADSESLQAQWWDRVSPLPLRAKDILPLIEAGVKYKESPWFPHTLPVELPCPVICQRVMVAYAESNNDLWLMLAAGEREHLPVTASGTPPSERSHTVEEAVYRLVKECMQLSQVKIKTLGILGLQHHGKNPGNTDGICFNTLLSIEHNSTSDAGDGLPPVLNNDKFRWWKVDNDSLKDKILQRLASLSVVPIHALF
- the LOC117962513 gene encoding 8-oxo-dGDP phosphatase NUDT18-like isoform X4, whose protein sequence is MGSAEDQVDKILKGEAIQNEVLMMQEAKRDCYKTWYLPAGRMEENETIVEGMRREVKEETGLECDPVTLLLVEESGPSWIRFTFLAEVTGGSIKTTAEADSESLQAQWWDRVSPLPLRAKDILPLIEAGVKYKESPWFPHTLPVELPCPVICQRVMVAYAESNNDLWLMLAAGEREHLPVTASGTPPSERSHTVEEAVYRLVKECMQLSQVKIKTLGILGLQHHGKNPGNTDGICFNTLLSIEHNSTSDAGDGLPPVLNNDKFRWWKVDNDSLKDKILQRLASLSVVPIHALF
- the LOC117962513 gene encoding 8-oxo-dGDP phosphatase NUDT18-like isoform X2; the protein is MGSAEDQVDKILKGEAIQVSGFDSSPETVRSVAIRKNVCYIVSAVIFNDKNEVLMMQEAKRDCYKTWYLPAGRMEENETIVEGMRREVKEETGLECDPVTLLLVEESGPSWIRFTFLAEVTGGSIKTTAEADSESLQAQWWDRVSPLPLRAKDILPLIEAGVKYKESPWFPHTLPVELPCPVICQRVMVAYAESNNDLWLMLAAGEREHLPVTASGTPPSERSHTVEEAVYRLVKECMQLSQVKIKTLGILGLQHHGKNPGNTDGICFNTLLSIEHNSTSDAGDGLPPVLNNDKFRWWKVDNDSLKDKILQRLASLSVVPIHALF
- the LOC117962513 gene encoding 8-oxo-dGDP phosphatase NUDT18-like isoform X3, translated to MTSFPVLNTRSKMNLLAEKLMGSAEDQVDKILKGEAIQNEVLMMQEAKRDCYKTWYLPAGRMEENETIVEGMRREVKEETGLECDPVTLLLVEESGPSWIRFTFLAEVTGGSIKTTAEADSESLQAQWWDRVSPLPLRAKDILPLIEAGVKYKESPWFPHTLPVELPCPVICQRVMVAYAESNNDLWLMLAAGEREHLPVTASGTPPSERSHTVEEAVYRLVKECMQLSQVKIKTLGILGLQHHGKNPGNTDGICFNTLLSIEHNSTSDAGDGLPPVLNNDKFRWWKVDNDSLKDKILQRLASLSVVPIHALF